Below is a genomic region from Isosphaeraceae bacterium EP7.
ACGAATCCGACCCGATCAATAAAGAGTGGAAGAAGTATCAGGGTGCTTTGAATTCCTGGCACGCCTACCACCTCGTCGACCAGGGCCGGGACCTGTTCGTCGATTGGAAGGTTCTCGACGGAGGCAAGTGGCCGACGTTCTCGAAGCAGGCGTTCGCGGACTTCGTCGCCGAGATGGATATCGACGAGAAGCAGACCCTCGGCTACTGCTACATGATCAAGGAGAAGGAAGCCGAGAAGGAGGATAAGGATTCAAAAAAGGACGATTCGGAGACGGCTTCCTCGACGCCCTCCGAGAGCGAATCAGACACTCCGTCTTCAACCCCAGGCTGAACTGCGGGGCGTGCTTCGGGTCGGCCCATCGGAGCGCGGAGAACAACGCCAAGGCCGGGAAGAAGACCGAGCTCATCTATCTGCCGTGCTACGTCGGACCGAACAGGCGGGGCGGGTGCTCGGTCTCCCACCTCATGCACCCCGAGCTTTCGGTCTGGATCCAGATGTACGCCCTCATCGGCCACGAAACCGCGATCAGCCAGGCCCTAACGCTCCTCGACCGAGCCGGGGCCACCGAGGAGGACTACGACGTCTTCCTCGACATCCGTAATTGGTACAACGAAGCCCACGAGGAGAAGCGGAAGGCCGAGTCCAACAAGGGCTAGGCCGGGAGGAGGATGCACGCCCTACGACATGCACGCTAGTCCCCGACATCCTTTTTCTCAGCCGACCGTCCGCTTGAGCGAACCAAGGTAGTTCAGGTCGCACTGGAACGCCCCGCACCGGGTGGTGAACTGAATCGTGACGAGGGCGTCGTCGCTGCCCGCATCCCGCCCGAACTCGATTTGCTGAGAGAGGGTCCCGCCCGGACACTCGATAGCCTCCACCTTGCTCGCGTTGAGTCGGGTGTCGGTCGCTGTGCCCGTGAACGTGTCCCCGCTGGGAATGTCGACCACCACCTCGCTATCGGCCTGATTGACCGTGAGCGTGGTCTGAATCGTGTCGTCCGCCGCCAGGTTGCAGTTGTTCCGCACGATGCTGATTTCGCCCTTCCAGATGCCCGCAAAGGACTCGCCCTCGCCGTGGCCTCCGTCTCCACTCCCCCCGCCGCTTCCGCCGCAACCCGTGAGTAATGCCGCCATCGCGACCGCTGCCAATCTCTTCGCTGCCTTCATGTCCGTTCCGTCTCTTCTTCCCGAGGCTTGCAGCCTCCTTGTTATCCGCCCGACTTGCCCACCGCCGGGGTTTCGCCTGGTAGGGCTCCACCGCGGCCGTGGACAAATCTCTTCCTTCACTACCCGTGGACCTCGTTCGCCTCGCTGGCCGCCGGTTCCAGGCGGTCCGCTACGACCTCGCCGTGGTGGATGACGATCTGCACGTCTTGGGCATCGTCGACCGCTTCGAGAAAGAGCTGCACGCCCCGCTCGGCCGCCCGCTGCATCACCCGAGCCCGGCTTCGCTTGTCCAGCCCGCCGCTCCGCGACATGAACACCACGCCCTGCGGGTTCAGGGCAAACGAGATGGCCGTCGCGACGTCCCATTGCTCGGCTTCGCTGCACTGCTCCCAGGGCGAATCCTTGAACCGGATGGAGTCCTCGTCGAACCGGAGGCCCTCGACCGGCAGCTTCGCGCCCGCGAGCAGTTTGGCTTTCTCCGCGTCCACAGATTCGATTTGCTTCGTCAGCTTGGCCACGGCTTGCATCGCCGCTGTCAGCTCGGCCTGCACCGCCGCACGTTGCCCGTTCTCCCTGACCTTGCGGTTCGTCGCCTCAACGGTGGCTTGGCGTGCCCGGATGGCCTCGACGTCGGGTCGCTGGAAGCTGTCGGTCAAGGCCTTGCCCTTCTCGGCGCGGCTCGCGTCGGCTGCCCGCTTCTCGGCGAGGGATTTCTTCTTCGCCTCCAGACGAGCGAGGTCCGCGTCGATGTCCTCGATTTGCTCGTCACGCTCGCGAACGCTCTTCTCCAGGGCCTCGACCGCGGCGACCTGCTTGTCGTGGGTCGCGATGGCCGATTGGGCGGCGTCGAGCTCGCGAGTCAGGTCCACGATTGACACCTCCGCCTTCGGGGCGTCCTCATGCCACGCCAGCCCGCTGAGTTGGCCCTCGAGCCGCTTCAACTCGCGGCCGTGCTCGGTGCGGCTCTCGTATGCCTCGTCTCGCTTCGCGTTAAACTCGGTGAAGTCCAAGCCAGTCAGCTTCCGGAGGGTCTCGAGCTTCGCCTTGGGAGGCATCGCCATCCACTCGCCGGGGTCGAACGACAGCGAGCCGAACAACTCCTTCAGGAGCGTCACCGAGTCCGACGTGAATTTCGTGTTCCCCTGCTGGCGAATCTTCAACTTCGTCTTCCGGTCGGGCATGACCTCGAAGTCGATTTCAAAACCGTTGTCGAGCACCAGGTGCCCCGTGCCCTTCTCGGCGCCACGCTTCACCGGCTCCGCTGGCACGAAGTCCTTGCCCCCGAGAATCATCTTCAACGCGTTCTGAAGGCTGCTCTTGCCCTGACCGTTCTCGCCGCCGATGGTCACCGATTTGCCGTTCGGCTTCGCTTCTGCTTTCGCGAGCCCGAGAATGTTCTCTACCCGCAGATTGATTACCTTTGCCATGTTCCTCTGTTGTCGTTCTTCGTCGTTAATTCGCCCGACTTATCAACCGGAGGGGTTCCGGCCTGGGTGGGCCTCCACCGCTCCCGTTGATAAGTCTCTTTCCTGCTGCTTCGGCCCGTGCTGGCTCGCCCGAGTTGCACACAGGAGGGGTTTCGCCTGGGTGGGCTCCACCGCTCCTGTGCACAACTCTCTGCCCTGCCTTCGCACCCGGTCCTGATTCTCTTCGGGGTCCGTGCCAGGCCCGAGCAGAGCAGCCGCCGCCAGCCCGTTCTCTCGCCCCTCGTGTCGGTTCCGCACCGAGCTCGCCCTGTCCTCCCCTCTGCCGGGAGGGAAGAGTTCAGGGGAGGGCCTTGCGGCCCGTCCCGTTCCTACTTCGTTTACTCCTCGCTCTCTATCGCCCGAAGTTTCGCGGCGTTCTCCTCAAATGACCCGCTGACCGACACGGCACCGAAGCTGAGCTGAAGCTCGCACCGGTCGCCGTCCTCTTCGAGCCCTTGCACCGCCGAGGCCCGCACCAGAATTCGGGCCGAAATCCCGCGCTTCTTCGGATGGTCAAACTCAATCCATTGTTTCCGCATGTTCCTCCGTGTCATTTCCGCTTCTTGTGCTTCTTGTTCCATCGCCCGTGCTTCAGCCTCTTCGATTCTCGCTTCAATTTCCGGGGCTCTTTGCCGCTCATAGAGCTGCGCGGAATAAACCGGGTCAATGTCGTCGTAATCCATCTCCGTGCCTTCGTGCGGGGCCTCGCGACCCCTTTGCGTTCAACCGACCTGCACCAACTCCCGCCATTCGCCGCCGTCTTCGTCTTGCACGAGCACCTTTGCCGCGCGCCAGGGACCGCTAAGCGCCTGAGCCCAATTCCTTGCGAAGTCGGAGTTGGCTTTAATTTCGGCCTGCGTCGGCGGCTCGGTGTTGCTGTCGTCTAGCCAATCCATCAATTCTTCCAACTCGATTTCAACCCCGTCGCCTTCGAGCGACCAGTTTTCGAAATAGCCCGCTTCTTCGGTGCTTGTGCGTTTTTCGATACTCACCCCGTGCCGCTTGAAAACCGCGGCCAGGTCTTCGAGGAGCAAATCAAGTGCTGCGTCTTTGTCATCGTCAACCGGAATCGCTTTGCTCCACTCCTTGCAGTCGCTGCATCTGCCCCACCCGTCGGAGTCAATCTCGCCGTCTATAGAACGGCTGCAGCAATCTGAAATCATTTCTGGGGCAATTTTTAATTCGTCCACTTCCTGCGCCTTCGTGCGGGGCCTTGCGGCCCCCTTCGGTTAGTCTCAGTGAATGATGCTCGTGAACTCGGTTTCAGTCACAACGAGGTGGTCGAGCAGCTTCATTCCGACCAGCTCGGCCGCTTGCCGAAGCTTCTCGGTAATGTCGCGGTCCTGCGGGGACGGGTCAGAAGCCCCAGAGGGGTGGTTGTGGGCCACGATGAGCCCGCAAGCTCCGAGCAGGCACCCGCGTTGAAGCACTTCTCGGGAACTCGCTGGTGAGCAAATCGCCGTCCCGGTATGAACAACTGAGTAAGCAATCGGAGAATGGTCGCCAGCCAAGTAGACCGCGATGAAGTGCTCTTGGGAGTTGTTCGGCAGAACCTTCCGGATGAACTCGGCAGCGAGCCAAGGCTCGGTAATCGACCCCGCCTTTCGCTTCGGCCCCCTGTAATTCACCGTGACTTCTCGAATCGTGAAATGGTCCATATTCCTCTATTCATTTGCGGGGCAGCTCCACACTCCCCTTGTTCTGATGCGACCATCTCACGATTATGCTCAAACTGTCAACAACCCATTTGCATTATTTAATAAATTAGGTTTCAGACCCGGACCCCGCGTAATTCGCCG
It encodes:
- a CDS encoding AAA family ATPase — translated: MAKVINLRVENILGLAKAEAKPNGKSVTIGGENGQGKSSLQNALKMILGGKDFVPAEPVKRGAEKGTGHLVLDNGFEIDFEVMPDRKTKLKIRQQGNTKFTSDSVTLLKELFGSLSFDPGEWMAMPPKAKLETLRKLTGLDFTEFNAKRDEAYESRTEHGRELKRLEGQLSGLAWHEDAPKAEVSIVDLTRELDAAQSAIATHDKQVAAVEALEKSVRERDEQIEDIDADLARLEAKKKSLAEKRAADASRAEKGKALTDSFQRPDVEAIRARQATVEATNRKVRENGQRAAVQAELTAAMQAVAKLTKQIESVDAEKAKLLAGAKLPVEGLRFDEDSIRFKDSPWEQCSEAEQWDVATAISFALNPQGVVFMSRSGGLDKRSRARVMQRAAERGVQLFLEAVDDAQDVQIVIHHGEVVADRLEPAASEANEVHG
- a CDS encoding JAB domain-containing protein, whose amino-acid sequence is MDHFTIREVTVNYRGPKRKAGSITEPWLAAEFIRKVLPNNSQEHFIAVYLAGDHSPIAYSVVHTGTAICSPASSREVLQRGCLLGACGLIVAHNHPSGASDPSPQDRDITEKLRQAAELVGMKLLDHLVVTETEFTSIIH